In Papaver somniferum cultivar HN1 chromosome 9, ASM357369v1, whole genome shotgun sequence, the genomic stretch TATTAACACAAAACTTAGGACATAAAGATTCAACTTAGGGGTTAATAAAGCATCTACAAGTCTTTGAAGGATAATATGAGGACCCtgttgcatattagaccaagtaaatctAGGACCAGAGAAACTAGGAtcatgtaaatcaaaagcaaTGCAGAAATTCCTAAGGTTAACAAAATCAATATCAACAACCTTTAGGCCACCATTTTTATCTTCGGGGCCTAGGAGAGCATTAAAGTCACCTATAAAGAAAGCTGGTTCATCTATTGGTATAGGTGGTAATTTGCATTGGTTCTCCCTAAAAGCTTGTCTCAATGCAGTATTAGGCTCtccataaataaaataaatgtggCAAGTTTTAGAGTGAATAATATCCTTAGTGGTGACATAGATTCCCCTATTACTAGTGGAAACAATGAGAAGATCAATTTCCTTCTTCCAGTCCAGCACAAGACCACCACTTCTTCCAACACAAGGCACGTGAGCAGTACAAGGAAAACCCATATTTCTCAATTTTCTAGCAGCAAAGTCATTTTGCATTTTTGTTTCAGATAAGAAAATAATGTCAGGGTTAATATTCCTAAGGAGGATACTAAGTTCCTTATTAGCTGATTTTTTTTCCAAGACCACACACATCCCAACTAACAATGTTCACATTATCAACAGGAAAAACAAGAAGGATCAGTATGAGATGAAGCAGAGATAATGGGTGTGGGAGAAGAAGAAACCGGATTGGCAGAGCCCTGATTCCCATTAGATTGAGAATTGTTATTTCCACTAGCAGAGTTAGTTCCTTGGGTAGCATCCAGGTTCAGATCAGCATCCTCATGAGAGGAATCGTTGCAGACACCATTACCATTTGAAGTATCATCAGTAGGTACAGTGAAGTTTACAAAATATCCATGAGAGGGATGGGTATTGAAGGTGCATTGAGATAAGTTGAAGGTGGATATATCCCCCAATTTAGTGATGGGAGAGCAGAGAGTAGAGTAATCTGTTTCATAGTTATCAATTTTGAGGAAGATAGCAACAGGATCAACCAGGAGAGGAAAAGAAGATCTGGTTCTCTTTCTGAGCTCAACACGGGGGTTAATTTTCCTCTTTAAGTTGGATAGAGCATCATGCTCAGCTGCCATAGGAATAACAACTTTCTGGGTAGGGGTAGCCGCCGGTTTGAACCTTCTAGGCGAGTTACTAGTGCGAATGGGTCCTGAGTTACCAGACTCAGGTAATGGATtaggtataggtaggatttcaaCTTTAATATGGACTTTCTTCAGGATAAGTGGTAAACCATTTACCAAAGGGATGAGCTGCTTAGTTTGAGCAGTTTCTACTTCATGAATCCTGAGAGAAGTGGATATACTACAAAAGGGGCCCATATTGATCAAGCAGTTAGGGGACTCCTAATTAGAGAAACTTGTATTTTGGTAAATAGTTGTAGCCTTTCCTTTATCCACTGAGCCAGGAGATATCAACATTTGACTTTGTGAATCGGGTACTACTTCATCTTGAGTAGAAGAAGAATTAACTGCAAGGGTGGTTGAGGTAACTTCTGGAGGCTTCTGTACTTGAGAAGATGGCATCATTAGTCTTGAAGATGCTGGGTAGACATTCTTTGAAGCAGATGAGCTAGCTTCCTTGATAAGTTTTTGCTTTTCCAGCCAGTTAGGAAAAACAACATCTCTATGATTAATAACACGATCACAAGAGTGACAAAAGTTTCTTGGGACCTTGAAGTACCTACATTCAATGAGAAAGGGTTCTTCTCTTCCCCTAGTAAGAAGCGGAATACCAGTTGGGAGAGCTCGGTTGATTGGGATTCTCACATAGATTTTTACATTCTTTCTGGGAGGATGACTGCCATAAGGATCTTTAGCATCAAGGAGTTCTCCAAGGTTGAGAGTAAGCTGTTTCAGGTCTTCAAACTCAACACATTCTTTGGGAACATTGCACAAAATGAGCCACATCATTTATTCATCaaaagagatttgagcatttgcAGGCCAACCAGCTGGTGGAATGACTCGTAAATCAATAAGAAAACCACAGGCAAACCAAGGGCCTTGTTCATTGTCTCTGATAAAATCCACTTTCAGCTAAGAATATGATCAGAACTTTTTTTCTCAAGCCATTGACGTTCGTAACGGTAGGAGTTTGCGATAGCGGCCATTGAGAGCAGATGTAGTATCTGATAGAAGAGGTGGGCACTAAAGTTTCACTACATAAATGAACCACCATACACCATTTTCAATTATTATCATTTTCAGCTAGAACAACTGTTTTATTAATATACACAGGTTCATAAAGAGAAGCAGGAAGGTTTTTGAGTAAAGAAAGCTTCTCAGCCGTTTCAGAAGAGAGGTTttgaatagaagaagaagaatgagctTCACTTGCAGACTTAGACTTCTCCATATAATCAATAAAAGGAATGGTGAACTTAAGAGATAAGTATGTATCTGCACTACTAGGATTGGAtgcaaataaaaaaattatatttgAATTTATATTTGAAGTTGATAATGCCAAAAGACAATGGGTATCAGAGAAGAATGAAGACAAGTCATAGAGATATTCAGAGATAAAGAAGTATAAACCCGTCTAGAAGATCGAACCTTAAAAAAGGAAAGTATGATAATGAGATTATAGTTTCTGCTGGTAAGATGAGAAAGAAATTGTGAAAGATTCAGGATAGGTATTAGTTGGTGACGTTCACCGGCAGTGGCATTGGGAAATGGATCAGTGATTTCTGCAGAGCCCGTGATAGTTGTGTCCTACTGATAATTCATTGATGTGAGCGTTTTCAACAGGTAGGATAGTAAGACATTCGTAATAATGGTAGAGGCACAATAAAAATAATACTCATTCAGGTGGAATTTAGTTTTATAGGTCTTGAAGTACATTTTTGGATTATTGTTTACTTTTGAAAATTGTAGCATACTATGAATGCTTCCAAATGTAATTATGGTAGATGAGGTGTAATGAGGGATGGTATGAAATAACAGTGGGTGAATGTAGGTGATAATGATGGGGTGAGACTTGGCATGataaggatattggttacttttggGTATAGAGTTTTAAGCATTTATGGTGACATGGTTGGTATTGCGAAACTTCATGCAACTACTCGACGTGCCCCAAAAGCCAATGGTGCCTCCTAACAGGTGCTATAATATCCGAACCTGCATAAAATCATAGACCAAGATTAAAACCCAAATAGAAAATATAAGGCATGGTAGCTTACCAATTTCATTCATAATGGTGGAACCATATGGGCTAGAAGTGGTTAGAGAATTAGGTTTGGTGTATTGGGCGGAGAAGCCGAAGAGATGCAATTAAGCCAGAAATGAAAGGTTAGAGGAAACTGGTTATGTGGGATAATTTTAAAATCATCATGATGACTTTGAGTACTGTGTATGGGGTATTGAACCGGCGTGCATGGTCTAGGGACATGACTCTTAACCAAACGCCATAAATGGCTATGAACGATATTAATTAGGAGGCTATAAAATGTGTTTATCGGATGATCGGAGAAATTATAACCATAAAAGGCAAAGATTAAGAGAAGAGAGATATATTTAGAAAATGGCAAGCAATGGTGATCAAAACCTCCCTGATAATACCCAGAATCCTCTTCCCGTCGTTTCACCACCAACATCGACAGAATATGAACAAGCCAAAACTCTCTCCTTGGCTTTGCAAGATCAGGAGATAGAGAAATTGAGGATAGAATTGTTGGAGGAATTATACCATCGTGCAATTGAAAGGATTCAACAGAGACGAGAAGCTGAAGAAATTGCTGCACAAGAGTTAGATCGACAGAGGCGAGAAGAGGAGATGATTGACGCTTTGTTTGAGGTTTGGAAGGTGAAACACTTTGAGAGAGTTGATCGGAAAGGGGAAGAGCGAGCAGAAAGAGCAAAGAAACCAAAGGGTGTAGGGAGTGCCAAtgatagtgattctgaagaagagtcAGAGAGTGGGTTTGAATAACCAATAAAGGAGATGAACACCAGTGAAGAGGGTTCCGACACTGCAGCTGAATGAAAGAGAATTGAGGCATATCATGACATGAGGTTGTGCAGGAGATTTGATGATGAGAGAGCCCATCCAGCAATATTTGTCAGAaccatgtgttgatggtggtttttagttcagggttaaaattgtaaaaccattgCATTTGatatgtcgtcactctgcaaagaaacagagccatgcaaaagagatgagtgttcaacctctccactggcgcatttattgagcaactcaatattttctcatgaaatttatccagaatggtgcatgtagcaacaatcccagatattctgtaaatttcggcaccctgcctatattattcaattaatataagtttatttgaatgctttctatgctatgttccccggctgaacccttaatattgatatggcatgacaatttgtgttcactcgcagcagagtaacacgaacttccaagtatcaaggttaaggtccttgcataaaagtactcagtcggaaagcatactgctctctggcaataaacttaaaagaactttgtgtcaacacatagaattcaatcaattttgtgataattcacaagattcagatattaccttgactaatttgcaaaaattaggttttttctccctgcgcagtatattagactccGCCGGTCGAAATTAAGATTAGGCAAACTaggcaattgatccgccatggattagtaggtgcaaaatctacccaaaatcagaaaacaaggaataaaaggagtcgcgggataggagcaacaacaaagggaggtgtggccatgccatagaccagccggcgccacttgcaagtggccacaccccatgttgcctgaccgacccctatttcccatcgaccaatcaggtcgcttcaaatcggcacgccaaaccctaatttagggaaGTTGCTACTccaaccaagccaaatcatgctacccagagcattgggattgatgtggcaactagaactaatattgccaaaccatatttgggtctaacaccaatatgtcaaaatctagcggccatggctacgccaggcgctacttgcaccaccgtgccactggcatgcacaaactatgtcaACCACACCATTGtgtcattatcaggcgccaataaAATGTgccttttttttgcttaataaccAATTTTATTAAAAACCAAAGAAATTTACAAAAGAACaaccaaggaaatcaaagaataccaaagaagaaaaacaaaaaagaagtcaTTAAAATGGCAGTTTAGCTAATTCTATAATAAGTCTGATCTGGATTTTCCAGACAACTTAAGAAATTTGGTTTTCTATCAAAAATATGTTTTTCTCCCCTGTTTAAGGTTGCACCCTTCTTTGCTGCTTTGTCAGCTGAGAAATTCACCTCCCTGTAGCTGTGTATAAAACTCCAATCTGTCACAGATGAGCATATTTTTCTCCATCTTGTCTCTGCAAACCAAGGAAGTTTCTGTGATGCAAATGCTTGAATCACTGCCTTTGAATCTGTTCTGAAAACAATATTAAGGAAATTGTTCTGAATAGCCCACTCTCTTGCAATGATAACTGCATAGATTTCTGCATAATAGTTAGTTGATATCCCCAGGACACCTGATATTGCTATGATGAATGCGCCATTGCTATCTCTCCCAACTATTCCATATCCATATATACCTGGGTTTCCTCTAGAGGCCCCATCACAACATAATAGTATTTGTCCCTGCATTGGAAGTGTAAAGAAAACTTCTTTGACAATGAGTCTTTTAACTCTTCTTGATTTTAAACCAAGACTTCTTAGCACCTGCAGATCATATTGATTGTTCCACATCATTGCCTTCATTCTTACTTCACTGTCAGAGATAGTCTTCAATACTTTTCTTTTAATGACCATAATATCACATTTTCCTTTATCATATAAGCATTCATTTCGTAGGAACCAGAGCTCTTTCATTGTTATAAATGAAGTCAATCTCCAGATTTCTTTAATTGCATGACTTTTATGGTTTGCAAATTGCAAAACATCTTCAAAAGATTTGGGATTTTTGAAACTAAACATGTCTCCAAGCCATTTCCAGATTATTTCACTAAAATTGCAGAACCAAAGGATGTGTTCTCTAGTTTCCTCTTCATTTTTGCAGAAAATGCATCTTGAAACCATGTTGAAATTCCCTTTCTTCATATTATCATCAATTGCAGTTATATTACTAGCTAATTTCCACAAATTACTAGCTATACTTGGGTGAACTGAGTTATTCCATACCTTTGTAGTCCAATGAATTGGAGGAAATTTCTGTCTAATGATTTCAACTGCAGAAGATACTGTGAAATCACCTGTTATTGTACCAGTCCATATCCTTCTGTCTTTATCACTATTTGTAACAGGAAATTCATTTACTCCAATCATCTCTAGAAATCTGTAGGAATAATCCACTCTCCATCCAAAAGAAAATCTGCAACTTTCATGTCAGGGAATTGCTTGATATAATTGTTTTCAGGGAATGTTTCCTTCAATGATTTCTCCACCACCCATTTATCATTTTATGCAGATATGTCTTTTCCATTACCAACTATCCATCTTGTATGTTCTTCTACTTCATTCATCACCCATTTCATGCCTGGCCAAATTGAAGATTTCTTGTAGTATGTGATCCATTCACCCTTTTTATTATTGAATTTAGATTGAAAGAATTTAGACCAATCATCTgatccatttttcattttccagaATAGCTTCATTAAAAGAGCTTTATTTATAACCTCCAATCTCCTCAAACCAAGTCCTCCCCCACTTCAGTGTTATTACTTTTCTGGTTGAGGGATCACCTGACCATAGAAAAATTCTTATTATTTTCTCACACTCTTTTATTACCCTGTTTGGCCATTTATATACAGACATTGAGTATATTGGCAGACTGCAAAGAACAAACTTGATCAGATTGAGCCTCTCTTGAAATGATAGCAATTTTCCTTTCTATCCAGCCAATCTTTCATGCATCATTTCTACTACATTCCATACATGATATGATTTAATGTTACTTGGTACCAGATTTACTCCCAAGTATTTATCTGGAAAGTCAGATAATGTTACTTTGCATTCCTCTGCAATTTGTATCCTTCTAGCTTCACTAGTACCTCCAATGAAACATTTACTCTTATCCAAATTTACTAGTTGGCCAGAAGCATTTTGATAAGACTGCAGAAGCTTCATTAATTTCCTAACATTCCTTTTTTCTGCATTAATGAAAAGAAAAATGTCATCTGCAAAAAAGATATGAGATGGTTGTATGCCTTCTCTGTTTACCGTTGACTTTATTTTCCCATCTTGTACCATTGTAGATAtatttctactaagaacatcttcaGTTATAACAAATAAGAGGGGTGAGAGAGGATCACCCTGTCTCAGTCCTCTCTCAACTTGAAAATATCCTTCAGGCCCTCCATTAACTAGCACTGAGATTTTTGCTGATTGCATTAAAATCTTTAACCAATGAAGCCATTTATCAGTGAAACCAAATTTGCTTAATACCTGAAACATGAATTTCCAACTCAGTGAGTCATATGCTTGGGTGATGTCAAGTTTCAATCCAAAATTTCCTCCCCTTCTTTTGACTCCCATCTCATTTATCATCTCAGATGCTAAGGCAATTTGCTCCTGAATTGTTCTCCCCTTGATAAAGGCTCCCTGCTGAGGTGATACTTTCTTGTGAATTACTTTTCCAAGTCTTGTTGCTAGGATTTTTGTGAAATTTTAAAGCTAAAGTTCATAAGACCAATTGGCCTGAACTGTTTAGCTTTCTTTGCATTATTAACTTTAGGAAGCAGCTTCAGAAAATTAGCATTTAACCCTGATGAGTATTCCCCATTGATTaccgccaacagaatgtggccataatcaatggccaccctttctcatgggtcacaatcttagccgtccaaattcgccacagaattgacaggtctgtggcaagtcttaggcgaccatccaagacaagcctaatagcatcatatgctattctcctgcggcaagtctcctgattttgactttccacacataaCAACcttctacacgttttccacgaaaacactcgagacatcaaacatgtcacaaactgggggatactcatcgggatattggtctggcggcttacagcgtgcggcgtacaacacgcccattataagaaagtgtcataaagaagggcagttagtggcggaaagaagcagtgggtgtaaactaactcgtctccttcataataggaacgtggttttctggcatttacacacgaccccacttctccatcactcaatcattcccactttcttcgagatcagggtgcgttcaatatgacttgtataaataggttctacctatttcaaccaaacgacaaccgtttagttaacaacaacacagtatccagaaaacaccaaagaactgatagcttacattccacaagccaattccacattctgatacaagtcataaaatagccacgccttcagaattaaccattctggtctcaacaccttcttcacttcccactttgtgaccgaagcaagcctggaacgaccatttcttgatttagtccaggattgtacagattgatctctcgaatctaaagtactcccgtgcagtgcatttgtttaaaatttaggctcgtttctcatccacacacccaaattgactaaaaccagcagaaacagtttttacccacaaacaattagcgaccacagtgggagattaaatctaTCGGTTGCAAATttaattctcaatttcatttccatcccaattggtcttaggcacAATTAAATCGTTAATTGAAACCCATTTCAGTCCAAGATTCTTTCCAGATGTATTCGGGTCATTCGAACCTTGTAGAAGCAATGAATATCTGGAAGCCAACTACCATGGAAGACATGAAAAAAAATCCTAGAGGATATGGTTGCCAGCCAAATCGATATTATCAGGAGGCAAAACGAGACGCTTTGTatcctgaagagtataataagccgATTGTGGGAAGAATCAGCAAAGGCTTATCCGAAggatcccgccaatttcaagagtAATACGAAGTATGTCAAATCTTTGGATAAAGCCTGCGCCTCTACCAATGAGGATGCTGATGGAGCATGTAGCCACATCATAAGGGAGCAGCATAAGAGCGGCCAATTGGATTCTGCCAACACAGAGAGCCAGGACAATTTTACAAGACCAGGGGAGGAGACTTGCCAGGTGCGCCACAACATCTACAAGACAAAGGTAAAGAGCTAGCCTatgaagccttgctggaaaacatttatcaccaaaccctcgcagaagttcaaagagttgtcCAAACAGTCCGTACACGACTTCTTTGCTGAAGAGAGAAGCACCTGAAGAGGGGGAAATCTACCAAGACTCTTATGGAAACGAACACTGCGCCAATGAACAATATCCAGCTCAGCCACCACGTGTCGTCGTCGCTGACGTATGcccctcaagagaaattacctttcagcaatacggtagaagtaaacggtccgctcatgaatcaatgatcgctCAAGCGTCAGTTCCGCCCTCAAAGAGAGCTTCATGCAAAAGCCTGCAAGAATTTTTGCCACAGCAACTACTGATGCGGGAGAAGCCAGACTCAAAATATCAACGTTTCCTGTTGTCTATCAGAAGAGTTATagagttactggaaatttgggtacgagagggagtagtccaactactatcacaggtttattcatcatcctaccaacgaatgcaacgctctgaagcgcattatccaggaaaagattgattcagggGAATCACGCCTGGGGACTGGAGGTTCTCCGCCTTGACGCGAATCGACATAGAGATGTTACAGAGACAAtaaaggatgactggggacttctcgcggccaggattgcgtcacacaataaactcggatttgcaacctgaaaattcagttttgtggagagacccctaagcAAATAGAGTATGTGTCTGTATCGGACGAGAGAAAAAAGGGAATGGCCAACGCCGATGTACCGtccgcaagcgcagtcaacacgtcccatggcgttacatcctctaccaccaacaccagcagcactGGAAGCATCCCCTTTGACGTGACacctcttattaccagagccagagccactgctactcctaatatttcttcgagcatgacgcctccaatcatcactagggctgccaccacttcttcgtcaggacgagagatTGGAGGAGCCATAAGAAACCTACCTTCCCATTACGATTATCGAAttaatggagagacaagaagttcttgccaaaactcagacgAACATGGAAACAACTAAGaaggagcctcttcaacgtttcgctccagaagccgctccgcttcaacgtttcgctccagaagccgctccgctttcaatgtttcgctccaggggccgcttcaacgtttcgctccaagagccgctccgcttcaacgtttcgctccagaagccgcttcaacgttctctccagaagtcgccactcctccctgccaaagatcgtgccttagccgccacactcctccctgtcaaggatcgtgatcacaactagccaaggttcgtagttgtggccactttttgattcatctcgccaaagctcgtggtcgtggcagtttactcgcctacgcatccaaccaatccctttgcttccatggacacccatgcaattccagccaacctatttttgttcccacgacaatgtagtcgcTTCTACTGCCAagaaatttttctttttgtttgttgataccagccagagctttaccatagcaacaaccactacaaaggtaatccatacttctccatattttagtttcacatggaataagtaatagagtcaccagtacggatgcaagatgatatctttatcatggtcaactcaccgatcatacaagatagaaacatgtaaaccaaacttggggactAAGGCTCTACATGAGATTCCTTCATTGTCAAGGACCTCTTCAACTCAGAAGAGACGGTCACATAGGAAGTCATAACTGTGACACGGTCACACAAGAAGTCATAACCGTGACAAGGTCACCACTCTTAAAAGATGT encodes the following:
- the LOC113311962 gene encoding uncharacterized protein LOC113311962, yielding MQNDFAARKLRNMGFPCTAHVPCVGRSGGLVLDWKKEIDLLIVSTSNRGIYVTTKDIIHSKTCHIYFIYGEPNTALRQAFRENQCKLPPIPIDEPAFFIGDFNALLGPEDKNGGLKVVDIDFVNLRNFCIAFDLHDPSFSGPRFTWSNMQQGPHIILQRLVDALLTPKLNLYVLSFVLIIFLGIHSSEHFPMHIGFNFEVTFLPKPFHFMAM